In Clupea harengus chromosome 1, Ch_v2.0.2, whole genome shotgun sequence, one DNA window encodes the following:
- the hbbe1.3 gene encoding hemoglobin, beta embryonic 1.3: MVDWTDFERSTILDIFSKMDYDTVGPKSLARCLVVYPWTQRYFGNFGNLYNAAAIMGNPMVAAHGKVVLHGLDRALKNMDDIRGTYAELSVLHSEKLHVDPDNFRLLADCLTIVVAAQMGAAFTADVQAAFQKFLAVVVSSLGRQYH; the protein is encoded by the exons ATGGTTGATTGGACTGATTTCGAACGCAGCACTATTCTGGACATCTTTTCTAAGATGGACTACGATACCGTTGGCCCAAAATCCCTCGCCAG GTGTCTTGTCGTGTACCCATGGACGCAGCGGTACTTTGGCAACTTCGGAAACTTGTACAATGCCGCTGCCATCATGGGGAACCCAATGGTCGCCGCTCACGGCAAAGTGGTGCTGCACGGGCTGGACAGAGCCTTGAAGAACATGGACGACATCAGAGGCACATATGCAGAGCTCAGCGTGCTGCACTCCGAGAAACTGCACGTGGATCCCGACAACTTCAGG CTGTTAGCTGACTGCCTGACCATTGTTGTTGCCGCACAAATGGGAGCTGCGTTCACCGCCGATGTCCAGGCCGCATTTCAGAAGTTCCTGGCTGTCGTCGTCTCCTCCCTCGGCAGACAGTACCACTAG
- the LOC105905754 gene encoding hemoglobin embryonic subunit alpha-like — translation MSLTAKDKSTVKAFWAKIASKADDIGGDSLSRLLVVYPQTKTYFSHWNDITPGSAPVMKHGRTIMGGIATAVGVIDDLIGGLLTLSELHAFQLRIDPANFKLLAHCLLVELAIMFPAEFTPVVHVSMDKFFAALGLALAEKYR, via the exons ATGAGTCTTACAGCCAAAGACAAGTCCACTGTCAAGGCCTTTTGGGCCAAGATCGCCAGTAAAGCTGACGACATCGGGGGTGATTCCCTGTCCAG GTTGCTGGTGGTCTACCCTCAGACCAAGACTTACTTCTCCCATTGGAATGACATCACTCCCGGCTCTGCCCCTGTGATGAAGCATGGCAGGACTATCATGGGTGGCATTGCCACGGCCGTAGGTGTGATCGATGACCTTATTGGAGGACTGCTTACACTCAGTGAATTGCACGCTTTCCAGCTGCGTATTGATCCAGCCAACTTCAAG CTCCTGGCTCACTGCCTGCTCGTGGAGTTGGCCATCATGTTCCCCGCTGAGTTTACCCCAGTAGTTCATGTGTCCATGGACAAGTTCTTCGCCGCTTTGGGGTTGGCCTTGGCCGAGAAATACCGATAA
- the LOC105905753 gene encoding hemoglobin subunit alpha-1-like encodes MSLTAKDKALVKSFFAKIAPKAEDIGNEALSRTLFVFPQTKTYFSHWKDVSPGSAAIRKHGLTVMTGYMDAVEKIDDIANGLLTLSELHAFTLRVDPANFKIITHNVLVVMAMFYPEDFTPEVHVACDKFFGKVNLALSEKYR; translated from the exons ATGAGCCTCACAGCTAAGGACAAAGCACTGGTGAAATCTTTCTTCGCCAAAATCGCACCGAAGGCGGAGGACATCGGTAATGAGGCGCTGTCCAG GACCCTCTTCGTCTTTCCCCAGACGAAGACCTACTTCTCCCACTGGAAAGACGTGAGCCCTGGGTCTGCCGCTATCCGTAAGCATGGATTGACTGTCATGACAGGCTATATGGATGCTGTTGAGAAAATAGATGATATCGCGAACGGCCTTCTCACCCTGAGCGAGCTGCATGCCTTCACGCTGCGTGTGGATCCTGCCAACTTCAAG ATCATAACCCACAATGTGCTTGTGGTGATGGCAATGTTTTATCCCGAGGACTTCACCCCCGAAGTGCATGTGGCTTGTGACAAGTTCTTTGGCAAAGTTAACCTGGCTTTGTCCGAGAAGTACCGTTAA